CTGGAAGGACCCGGAATGTCGTATGCTACACTTTATTGGCAAGGATAATATAGTTTTCCACTGTATTATCTTCCCCTCAATGCTTAAGGCTGAGGGATCTTACATCCTGCCCGACAATGTTCCGGCCAACGAGTTCCTCAACCTCGAGGGAGACAAGATATCAACCTCACGTAACTGGGCTGTATGGCTACATGAATACCTTGAGGACTTCAAAGACAAGCAGGACGTGCTGCGCTATGTGCTTACAGCCAATGCACCTGAGACCAAGGACAACGACTTCACCTGGAAGGACTTTCAGGCAAGGAACAACAACGAACTTGTTGCTATATACGGTAATTTTGTCAACCGCAGCATAGTGCTGACTCACAAATACTACAACGGGGTGGTTCCAACTCCCGGCCAGTACAACGACTTTGACAAGGAAACTGTAACGGGTATTCAGGAGCTGATTGGAAAGGTTGAAGTAGCCCTCGACAATTTCAGGTTCCGCGAAGCAGTCAAAGAAGCTATGAACCTTGCAAGGCTGGGTAATAAGTATCTGGCTGATACCGAACCCTGGAAGCTAATCAAGACCGATCCTGAACGTGTAAAAACCATTATGTATATCTCTCTGCAAATCACTGCAGCCCTTTCAATCCTGATGGAGCCCTTTATGCCTTTTTCCTCACGTAAACTGAGGGATATGTTGGGCATGGAGGAAGCCGACTGGGCTATCAGCAAGCAGGAAGAGATTCTGAAACCAGGGCACAAGATCAATGAAGGTGAACTCTTGTTCCAGAAGATAGAAGACACTGAGATAGACCGTCAACTTGAAAAACTTGCAGCTTCAAAGAAGGCCAACGAGATGGCTGCAGGCAGAAACATAAATCCGCAAAAGGACAACATAAGCTTCGATGACTTCAGTAAGATGGACATCCGTGTCGGTACCATCCTGGAGGCCGAAAAGCTGCCCAAGACCAAGAAACTACTGAGACTAAAGATAGATACAGGTTTAGACCAACGAACTGTGGTTTCAGGTATTGCCGAACATTTTAATCCTGAGGAGATTATTGGTCGTCAGGTTACTATGCTTGTCAATCTTGAGCCAAGGAATATCAAGGGTATCGAATCCCAGGGTATGATCCTGATGGCTGAAGATGCTGACGGAAAACTTGTATTCGTAGGACCTGACAAAAAGATAGGTAACGGATCTGAAGTACGATAAGTACTCTACTGTATAAAATCCAAAGCCCGGACTTCCATCCGGGCTATCAACAGATTAGGCTGCCCATTTTTGGATAGCCTATTTTTGCAAAAAACCCTCAGGCTGATGCTCTGAGGGTCCGGAATATCATAGCTAAATACTATCTTGAATGGTGTACCCAGACTGAGGCAAAGCGACTTTCTTTTCTTAGTTCGTTCATTGCCATCACAGCCTC
The genomic region above belongs to Xiashengella succiniciproducens and contains:
- the metG gene encoding methionine--tRNA ligase, whose product is MTNFKRTLVTSALPYANGPVHIGHLAGVYVPADIYTRYLRLKGEDVLFIGGSDEHGVPITLKARKEGISPQDVVDKYHNLIKKSFEDFGISFDIYSRTTSKVHHETAAQFFRTLYDKGKFLEKESEQYFDPEAQQFLADRYITGTCPHCHKDGAYGDQCESCGTSLNAMDLINPRSVISGSTPVLKKTKHWYLPLDKHEPFLKKWILEDHKEWKSNVYGQCKSWIDLGLQPRAVSRDLDWGVPIPVEGAEGKVLYVWFDAPIGYISATKELTPDWEKYWKDPECRMLHFIGKDNIVFHCIIFPSMLKAEGSYILPDNVPANEFLNLEGDKISTSRNWAVWLHEYLEDFKDKQDVLRYVLTANAPETKDNDFTWKDFQARNNNELVAIYGNFVNRSIVLTHKYYNGVVPTPGQYNDFDKETVTGIQELIGKVEVALDNFRFREAVKEAMNLARLGNKYLADTEPWKLIKTDPERVKTIMYISLQITAALSILMEPFMPFSSRKLRDMLGMEEADWAISKQEEILKPGHKINEGELLFQKIEDTEIDRQLEKLAASKKANEMAAGRNINPQKDNISFDDFSKMDIRVGTILEAEKLPKTKKLLRLKIDTGLDQRTVVSGIAEHFNPEEIIGRQVTMLVNLEPRNIKGIESQGMILMAEDADGKLVFVGPDKKIGNGSEVR